AGAAAAAATACCATTTGCCTCCGGATTCAGGAACGGGTAGCGGTTTTATAGGAGGAAACTTTTTTTCGCAGAATTGCCCCAAGGTTCGCTGTTTCCTTGCTGTGAGATTCTATAATTGAGACAAGTGCACTGCCGACTATCACCGCATCAGCACCGGAGTGCTTTACCGAGCGCACGTGTTCCGGAGTTGAAATGCCGAATCCTACAGCAAGCGGTTTGTCTGTAACAGTTCTCAATTTCTGAAGAGTGCCTCTAACAGAACTGCTCAGATCTTTGGCGACTCCTGTGGTTCCAAGCCGGCTTACTACGTATACAAATGAGTCCACCTGATCACAAATCATCTTCATCCGCGAAATAGGAGTGAGTTCTGTGACAATAAAGACCCGTCCCAGTTTACACTCTTTCATGGCTTTCTGCAGTTCTGAAGACTCCTCAGGAGGCATATCTGCCACAAGTAAGCTGTCGATTCCCGCATCAGCTGCTTTTTTACAAAAAGTCCGGTATCCCAGG
The DNA window shown above is from Fibrobacter sp. and carries:
- a CDS encoding tryptophan synthase subunit alpha, whose amino-acid sequence is MNRYQKTFESLKNRKESAFIPFAVAGDPDPEKSEAVFRAFIDGGADILEIGYPFSDPIADGPVNQRAAQRAIASGLNHSRFFSLVKSLRNYTDIPFGVLLYANSINHLGYRTFCKKAADAGIDSLLVADMPPEESSELQKAMKECKLGRVFIVTELTPISRMKMICDQVDSFVYVVSRLGTTGVAKDLSSSVRGTLQKLRTVTDKPLAVGFGISTPEHVRSVKHSGADAVIVGSALVSIIESHSKETANLGAILRKKVSSYKTATRS